One region of Verrucomicrobiia bacterium genomic DNA includes:
- the upp gene encoding uracil phosphoribosyltransferase, whose protein sequence is MRETAHVLNHPLAQSFLTDIRDKNSDRAVVRSRIRALSVLLFYEATRDLPQETMKVATPLAETTGAHVGASVGLVPILRAGLGMVDGILEFLPEARVYHLGLFRDEKTLEPVEYYSRFSEDKPVDIVFVLDPMLATGGSASVAVARLKKWGAKKIKYLGLFAAPEGIRKLSKAYPDVEIYLGATDSHLNDRGYIVPGMGDAGDRQFSGE, encoded by the coding sequence ATGCGCGAGACCGCCCATGTCCTGAACCATCCCCTGGCCCAAAGCTTCCTGACCGATATCCGCGACAAGAATTCCGACCGTGCGGTCGTCCGCAGCCGCATCCGCGCGTTGTCGGTGCTGCTTTTCTATGAGGCGACGCGTGATTTGCCGCAGGAGACCATGAAAGTGGCCACGCCGTTGGCGGAGACGACGGGCGCACATGTTGGCGCGAGCGTCGGACTTGTGCCGATCCTGCGCGCGGGACTCGGAATGGTGGATGGGATTTTGGAATTCCTGCCGGAAGCGCGTGTGTACCACCTCGGGTTGTTCCGCGACGAGAAGACGCTGGAGCCCGTCGAGTATTACAGCCGGTTCTCTGAAGACAAACCGGTTGACATCGTATTCGTGCTCGATCCCATGCTGGCCACGGGCGGATCGGCCTCCGTCGCCGTTGCGCGGTTGAAGAAGTGGGGCGCGAAGAAGATCAAGTACCTCGGCCTGTTCGCCGCGCCCGAAGGCATCCGCAAACTTTCCAAGGCGTATCCCGACGTCGAGATTTACCTCGGCGCGACCGATTCCCACCTGAACGACCGCGGCTACATCGTCCCCGGCATGGGCGACGCCGGCGACCGTCAGTTTAGCGGGGAGTAG
- a CDS encoding N-6 DNA methylase: MSGTRKWRTPASHVNHGAIPHAIMGCGVPIQNVKLFVPTPGPELLNYLDLCPGPYNGGGKVVPDGVAESRDRPLLYFIRNDKLSADHKWDDQELRRLRRALGSRGERAFLAIVEPGLVRVIPVSLDTRSQNWEEFQPNTPNARSLFARMALGEYDPKGTPNADFVYQAMFKLLTEVANRVGAASPRIERRDILSLVGRALFLRFLSDRGVVTAQNLQEIAPGARRLDDCFLDATKTVHTCQWLDNTFNGDFLPLSGKGNLAWFRQLALPDNEVFKHLRAILRDEEPAGGGYQQQLRMDWSTFDFAHVPVGLLSQVYEGFVWQWEPEEAEDTSVHYTPRRIAEYLVDDAFDGMRRGGKAHVLDPACGAGVFLVLAFRRLYQERWKAMGQRPDRRIIRDILNKQLRGFDISESALRLAALSLYLTAVELDPKPTPPHALRFKNLRGAVLFNCRRKEDPEKGPVVGSLDLQMLEGHRGRYQMVLCNPPWRSLDESKKAVATTFHAIGREVLNERNLTALAESYENPDSVPDLPFVWRAMQWCEPSGRIAFVLPARLLFKQGDIGQRAREAILQAVTVTGMLNCSNLSDTNVWPEMQQPFLLFFARNRPPKPDHTVRWITVHPDEALNDRGEIRVDSKSIEEVSLEQTFAEPWLWKALALGTALDIEVVRKVKQSDGVPLQRYWEEDLKLLCTNGYSVKKKGQRDASFLEGLPNVTARAHFKFSVRTSVLPLFARTTAARPRSREYYRAPLVLVKESPGIARANGRAWLAQKDVAFNQSFHGFSGAGHPEGRALVRYLQLVTHSDLWMHYALLTSPKLGAERRVIYKEDLEGFPIIPWAKLSHTQRTLAQKLSERLLGEDAQVFADIDGFFADLYDLKPRDMEVIRDTLSVELPFKSVRRRASASPKPQQCTEFCARMETVLRPFFKRIGQGVCVTLSDIGAGAKDAPFSAIVITNTPELSYDLDDTVIASALELASGTGASMAMIDAEIPRTLIVAILNHSRYWTASRARLCAIRILSEGMGPFEE, translated from the coding sequence ATGAGTGGCACACGGAAATGGCGCACTCCTGCTTCTCATGTTAACCACGGTGCGATTCCGCACGCGATCATGGGGTGTGGTGTTCCCATTCAGAATGTAAAGTTATTCGTCCCGACCCCTGGACCAGAACTGCTGAATTACTTAGACTTGTGTCCCGGCCCTTATAATGGCGGCGGCAAAGTCGTGCCGGACGGTGTGGCGGAGAGTCGCGACCGCCCTCTGCTCTACTTCATTAGAAATGACAAGCTTTCCGCAGATCACAAATGGGACGATCAAGAACTACGCCGTTTGCGCCGCGCTCTCGGCAGTCGCGGCGAGCGCGCTTTTCTTGCCATCGTGGAGCCGGGATTGGTCCGCGTTATTCCTGTCAGCCTCGATACTCGCTCGCAGAATTGGGAGGAGTTTCAACCAAACACACCGAATGCGCGCTCTCTCTTTGCGCGCATGGCCCTTGGCGAATATGACCCAAAAGGAACGCCAAACGCAGACTTCGTATACCAAGCCATGTTCAAGCTTCTCACAGAAGTCGCGAATAGAGTTGGTGCGGCAAGTCCCCGCATCGAGCGGCGCGACATCCTGTCATTGGTTGGTCGTGCTCTTTTCCTCCGTTTTCTGAGCGATCGCGGAGTTGTGACAGCGCAGAACCTCCAAGAGATCGCGCCCGGTGCCCGACGCCTAGATGACTGCTTCTTAGATGCCACAAAAACCGTTCACACTTGCCAGTGGCTTGACAACACGTTCAATGGCGACTTTCTACCGCTATCCGGAAAGGGGAATCTTGCGTGGTTTCGTCAACTTGCGCTTCCTGACAATGAGGTTTTTAAACACCTGCGTGCCATTCTGCGGGACGAGGAGCCAGCGGGCGGGGGCTATCAACAACAGTTACGCATGGACTGGAGCACGTTTGATTTTGCACATGTACCAGTTGGTTTGTTGAGCCAAGTATACGAAGGGTTTGTCTGGCAATGGGAGCCCGAGGAAGCGGAAGACACAAGTGTGCACTACACACCACGGCGGATCGCGGAGTATCTCGTGGACGACGCTTTTGACGGCATGCGGAGAGGAGGTAAAGCGCATGTGTTGGATCCGGCTTGTGGCGCTGGGGTATTCCTCGTTCTCGCCTTTCGACGCCTCTATCAAGAACGTTGGAAGGCCATGGGTCAGCGGCCTGATCGACGCATAATCCGCGATATTCTCAATAAACAGTTACGTGGTTTTGATATCAGTGAATCGGCGCTTCGGCTTGCCGCACTTAGCCTTTATCTAACGGCGGTTGAACTCGACCCGAAGCCCACCCCCCCTCACGCCTTGCGATTCAAAAACCTGCGCGGCGCGGTGCTTTTTAACTGCCGGCGCAAAGAAGACCCCGAAAAAGGCCCGGTGGTAGGAAGTCTGGATCTACAAATGCTGGAAGGCCATCGTGGACGCTACCAGATGGTCCTCTGCAATCCGCCTTGGAGGAGCCTCGACGAGTCAAAAAAGGCGGTCGCTACGACATTCCACGCAATCGGACGTGAAGTCCTTAACGAGCGCAATCTTACCGCCCTCGCGGAATCCTACGAGAACCCTGATAGCGTGCCAGACTTGCCGTTTGTTTGGCGAGCAATGCAGTGGTGCGAACCGAGTGGGCGAATAGCATTCGTACTACCAGCACGGCTACTCTTCAAGCAGGGTGACATCGGCCAGCGTGCACGAGAAGCAATCCTGCAGGCCGTCACTGTGACCGGGATGCTGAACTGCTCGAATCTTTCCGACACTAACGTGTGGCCAGAGATGCAACAGCCCTTTCTCTTATTCTTCGCCCGTAACCGTCCGCCAAAACCGGACCATACAGTGCGCTGGATCACGGTGCATCCTGACGAGGCACTGAATGACCGTGGCGAAATTCGCGTAGACTCGAAATCAATTGAGGAGGTCAGTCTTGAACAGACCTTTGCTGAGCCGTGGCTGTGGAAGGCCCTTGCGCTCGGCACCGCTTTAGACATTGAGGTCGTACGCAAGGTGAAACAGAGCGACGGCGTACCTTTACAACGGTACTGGGAAGAGGATTTGAAGTTACTCTGTACTAACGGCTATTCAGTTAAGAAAAAAGGACAAAGGGATGCCTCGTTTCTAGAGGGCTTGCCGAATGTCACTGCGAGAGCTCACTTCAAATTCTCTGTGAGGACTTCGGTGCTTCCGCTATTCGCTCGCACTACCGCTGCTCGCCCGAGATCCCGTGAATACTACAGAGCTCCCCTCGTTTTGGTTAAGGAATCGCCCGGAATCGCACGCGCAAACGGCAGAGCATGGCTTGCACAGAAAGATGTCGCCTTCAACCAAAGCTTCCACGGCTTCTCTGGTGCCGGACACCCAGAAGGTCGGGCTTTGGTTCGCTACCTCCAACTCGTAACCCACTCCGATTTATGGATGCATTACGCCCTGCTCACAAGCCCAAAGCTCGGAGCAGAGCGCCGTGTGATCTATAAAGAAGATCTCGAAGGCTTTCCAATTATTCCTTGGGCAAAGCTGTCCCACACCCAACGAACCTTGGCTCAAAAACTCAGCGAACGGTTACTTGGCGAAGACGCTCAAGTCTTCGCGGACATAGACGGCTTCTTCGCCGATCTCTACGATCTCAAACCACGTGACATGGAAGTCATTCGTGACACCTTGAGTGTGGAGCTCCCTTTCAAATCTGTCCGTAGGAGGGCCAGTGCATCACCGAAGCCGCAACAGTGCACTGAATTTTGTGCTCGGATGGAAACCGTCTTACGACCATTCTTCAAACGCATCGGTCAAGGTGTCTGTGTCACGCTCAGCGACATCGGCGCCGGCGCTAAAGACGCACCGTTCTCCGCGATAGTGATAACGAACACGCCCGAACTTAGTTATGACCTTGATGACACTGTGATTGCAAGCGCCTTGGAGTTAGCCAGCGGTACCGGGGCAAGTATGGCAATGATTGATGCAGAAATCCCGCGTACACTGATCGTCGCCATTTTGAACCATTCACGTTACTGGACGGCTTCCCGTGCGCGACTCTGTGCGATAAGGATTCTGAGCGAAGGTATGGGACCTTTCGAGGAATAA
- the glp gene encoding gephyrin-like molybdotransferase Glp has product MLATKPVNGGEMLAVAEAREIILSAVRTLSARAVPLVEALDCVLAQDVASPINLPLWDNSAVDGYAVRSSDVAGANENNPIHLRVTSTVPAGTAAGARLEPQTCARIFTGAPIPEGADAVVMQEDTRPHHEGYIAVEESVEVGENIRCAGDDATKGEIVLRSNRVLGPAQLGLAAAVGLAQLTIYPRPRVGVLVTGAEIIEPGRALRPGQIYDANSYSLGALVKQAGCEPVELGIADDTREDLFEKIDYGLSECDAVITVGGVSVGEYDLVKDVLAELGCEQKFWRIAMRPGKPFVFGAHGEKLAFGLPGNPVSAAVTFLILVRPALLKMRGAAEIDLPTVTAEAAEDFVNRGDRVHYMRANLRRDGEKWLAKPMPRQGSHVISSLANADCLVEVPEETTIPQGHPVRAIRFSA; this is encoded by the coding sequence ATGTTGGCGACGAAGCCCGTTAACGGCGGCGAGATGCTCGCGGTTGCCGAGGCGCGGGAAATCATTTTGTCGGCAGTGCGGACACTCTCGGCGCGAGCCGTTCCTCTGGTCGAGGCCCTGGATTGCGTGCTGGCGCAGGATGTTGCGTCGCCCATCAATTTACCCCTGTGGGACAATAGCGCGGTTGACGGTTACGCAGTGCGTTCTTCCGACGTAGCAGGTGCGAATGAGAACAACCCGATTCATTTGCGCGTGACGTCCACAGTGCCCGCGGGCACGGCGGCCGGCGCGCGTTTGGAGCCGCAGACGTGCGCGCGGATTTTCACGGGCGCGCCGATACCCGAAGGCGCGGACGCAGTGGTGATGCAGGAGGACACGCGACCGCACCATGAAGGATATATTGCGGTCGAGGAATCCGTGGAGGTGGGCGAAAACATCCGTTGTGCCGGCGATGACGCGACGAAGGGTGAGATTGTACTGCGTTCAAACCGGGTGCTCGGCCCTGCGCAACTCGGGTTGGCGGCGGCGGTCGGGCTGGCCCAACTTACGATTTACCCGCGGCCGAGGGTGGGCGTGTTGGTAACGGGAGCGGAGATCATCGAACCGGGGCGCGCGTTGCGCCCCGGCCAGATTTATGATGCGAATAGCTATTCACTCGGCGCGCTGGTGAAACAAGCGGGGTGCGAGCCGGTTGAACTCGGCATCGCGGACGACACGCGCGAGGATTTGTTCGAAAAGATCGATTATGGCCTGAGCGAATGCGACGCGGTGATCACCGTCGGTGGCGTTTCTGTCGGCGAATATGACCTCGTGAAGGACGTGCTGGCGGAATTGGGATGCGAACAGAAATTTTGGAGGATCGCGATGCGGCCCGGCAAGCCGTTTGTATTTGGCGCGCACGGGGAAAAGTTGGCGTTCGGGTTGCCGGGCAATCCCGTCAGCGCCGCGGTGACGTTCCTCATCCTGGTACGACCGGCGTTGCTCAAGATGCGGGGCGCTGCCGAGATCGACCTGCCAACGGTGACCGCGGAAGCGGCGGAAGATTTCGTGAACCGCGGTGATCGTGTGCACTATATGCGGGCGAACCTGCGGCGGGACGGCGAGAAGTGGCTGGCGAAACCGATGCCTCGCCAGGGTTCGCATGTGATTTCCTCCCTTGCGAACGCCGATTGCCTCGTGGAAGTTCCCGAGGAGACCACCATCCCACAGGGGCATCCGGTTCGGGCGATTCGTTTCTCCGCTTGA
- a CDS encoding DUF6600 domain-containing protein translates to MNGTKRLAGKVGFVLCVALFATLTGRVTCAAEISVGVTIHSESDFYEPLAPQGEWVVVGSYGRCWRPSRVEVGWRPYCNGSWERTDAGWYWVSDEPWGWATYHYGRWDMDAEFGWFWVPQTVWAPAWVSWHEGGGYIGWAPLSPSGRVEVNIISPRVVFVEERRFLEPIRPTTVIVNNTTIINKTVINKGPDTVIIEKASGRKIQAAPVRELRTKEEAKVAVKHPTPTSTTEKAAPTPVRNQAEPAEKKVVPAQEPHRAEKPATTTAEPQPPVTKKEVHPADKPIPVAKPAEENRVRPEKASETGSEKAKAPPAGPEAKPATKPETKHETKPDGKVESKPATDRPAATKEPTEQKPGKDDEKKD, encoded by the coding sequence ATGAATGGAACCAAACGTTTGGCAGGAAAAGTCGGATTCGTTTTGTGCGTCGCGCTTTTCGCGACATTGACGGGGCGCGTCACTTGCGCCGCCGAGATATCGGTGGGAGTGACGATTCACAGCGAAAGCGATTTTTATGAGCCGCTCGCCCCGCAAGGGGAATGGGTGGTGGTCGGATCCTACGGACGCTGTTGGAGGCCGTCCCGGGTGGAGGTTGGATGGCGCCCGTACTGCAATGGCAGTTGGGAGCGCACCGATGCCGGCTGGTACTGGGTCAGCGACGAGCCCTGGGGCTGGGCCACCTACCACTATGGGCGCTGGGATATGGACGCGGAATTCGGCTGGTTTTGGGTGCCGCAGACGGTCTGGGCTCCGGCGTGGGTCTCCTGGCATGAGGGGGGTGGCTACATTGGTTGGGCGCCGTTGTCCCCGTCCGGAAGAGTCGAGGTGAACATCATCTCGCCACGGGTTGTCTTTGTCGAGGAACGACGGTTTCTGGAGCCGATCCGCCCAACAACGGTGATTGTGAATAACACCACCATCATTAACAAGACCGTGATCAACAAGGGCCCCGATACTGTCATCATCGAAAAGGCAAGCGGACGAAAGATTCAAGCGGCGCCTGTTCGCGAACTGCGCACCAAAGAGGAAGCGAAGGTCGCCGTTAAGCATCCGACGCCAACATCGACCACCGAGAAAGCAGCCCCGACGCCAGTTCGCAATCAGGCTGAACCGGCTGAAAAGAAAGTAGTCCCTGCACAAGAGCCGCATCGGGCTGAGAAGCCAGCCACAACGACGGCCGAACCACAGCCGCCGGTAACGAAGAAGGAAGTCCACCCAGCCGACAAGCCGATCCCGGTTGCGAAGCCCGCCGAGGAGAATCGCGTGCGGCCGGAAAAGGCGAGTGAGACCGGGAGCGAAAAGGCCAAAGCCCCTCCCGCTGGCCCGGAAGCCAAGCCGGCGACCAAGCCCGAGACGAAACATGAGACCAAACCTGACGGGAAGGTTGAGTCCAAGCCCGCGACCGATCGGCCCGCAGCGACCAAGGAACCAACCGAGCAGAAGCCCGGGAAAGACGACGAAAAGAAGGATTAG
- a CDS encoding BON domain-containing protein, producing MSKISPNRSRTFNALGLILYLGALPLLVGVIGCASGRYTQSTGERIDDRATSSHVSAALADSHQRKYFEGVNVETFKDVVQLSGFVNTRDLKSRAGDIARDAAGGREVRNNITVKE from the coding sequence ATGTCAAAAATATCTCCAAACAGGAGCAGGACCTTCAACGCGTTGGGATTGATCCTTTATCTCGGGGCGTTGCCATTACTCGTTGGTGTGATTGGCTGCGCCAGCGGCCGCTACACGCAAAGCACCGGCGAACGGATTGATGACCGCGCCACATCTTCTCATGTGAGCGCAGCACTGGCGGACAGCCATCAACGCAAGTATTTCGAGGGAGTGAATGTGGAGACATTCAAGGACGTTGTCCAGTTAAGCGGATTTGTGAACACAAGAGATCTGAAAAGCAGGGCCGGGGACATCGCCAGAGATGCAGCGGGCGGGCGAGAAGTCCGCAATAATATCACTGTTAAAGAGTGA
- a CDS encoding AI-2E family transporter, giving the protein MPPKSLKLSPLVMSGALVLIVASIYWARPVLIPVALAMLLTFLLSPADSALQRLGLGRAVSVALLAIITFSLIGVIGWAISVQVKEIAKNLPSYQGNIKKRIEDLQVGQGTTLDKVRIEFEQLIGDVTTNAPSTEQARQPVLVAVQGGRFSSGIWQFSPMIQPLLESLFYILLVATLVIFMLLERDELRNRAIRLLGYGRLSLATQALDEAGQRVSRYLFAQFIVNACLGVVIGLGLFLLGVPYALLWGFLIIFLRFVPYIGIWIAAILPFAVSLATSSNWWQPLSVIALFAVLEPIAALVIEPMLFSQSAGTSKLAMLIAIAFWTWLWGPVGLLLATPLTACLAVVAKYVPQLEFIAVLLGDEPVMQTSVSYYQHLLTMDQDEAEAIVEEQLRTHPVGHVFDEVLIPALHYAKRDSRLGVLTDDEQEFIYRSTREIIERIGLPSTHPTSLINTAASTVSVNKIRILAWPAHDEADAIALLMLQQLLDPTRYEVEISPAGKRLPEILQEVEQKSPALFCVGFIPPGGLSASRHVSKLLRARLPELTIVAGHWGLLEKVHNDREALLAAGATHVTATLIETRDQIVQALHPRVKLQPDAAVS; this is encoded by the coding sequence GTGCCACCCAAATCTCTGAAATTATCGCCGCTGGTCATGTCGGGCGCGCTGGTGTTGATCGTCGCCTCGATATACTGGGCGCGCCCGGTCCTGATACCGGTGGCGCTGGCGATGTTGCTGACTTTTCTACTAAGCCCCGCGGACAGCGCGCTTCAACGCCTCGGCCTGGGGCGGGCGGTCTCGGTCGCGCTACTGGCGATAATAACATTTTCTTTGATTGGCGTCATCGGTTGGGCCATCTCCGTCCAGGTGAAGGAAATCGCCAAGAATCTACCCAGCTACCAGGGCAACATCAAAAAACGGATCGAGGATTTGCAAGTGGGCCAGGGAACGACGCTGGATAAAGTCCGCATTGAGTTCGAGCAATTAATCGGCGACGTGACCACCAACGCGCCGTCGACTGAGCAAGCTCGCCAGCCAGTCCTGGTCGCGGTGCAGGGCGGCAGGTTTTCCTCTGGGATATGGCAATTCTCGCCGATGATTCAGCCGCTGCTGGAATCGCTGTTCTACATCTTGTTGGTCGCCACCCTGGTGATTTTCATGCTCTTGGAACGTGACGAGTTGCGCAACCGCGCCATTCGCCTGCTCGGCTACGGACGACTGAGCCTGGCGACTCAAGCGCTCGATGAAGCCGGCCAACGAGTTAGCCGTTATCTCTTCGCCCAATTCATCGTCAACGCCTGCCTGGGCGTGGTGATTGGCCTGGGGCTGTTTCTGCTGGGAGTACCTTACGCGCTATTGTGGGGATTTTTGATCATTTTCCTGCGGTTCGTTCCCTACATCGGAATCTGGATTGCGGCGATCCTTCCGTTCGCAGTCAGCCTCGCCACCTCCTCAAACTGGTGGCAACCGTTGTCCGTGATCGCGCTGTTTGCCGTGCTCGAGCCTATCGCGGCGTTGGTCATTGAGCCGATGCTGTTCAGTCAAAGCGCCGGCACCTCCAAGCTCGCCATGCTGATCGCGATCGCATTTTGGACCTGGCTGTGGGGCCCCGTCGGACTGCTGTTGGCAACGCCGTTGACTGCATGCCTGGCCGTCGTCGCGAAGTACGTCCCGCAACTCGAATTCATCGCCGTGCTCCTCGGTGACGAGCCGGTCATGCAGACCTCCGTAAGCTATTACCAGCATTTGTTGACGATGGATCAAGACGAGGCCGAGGCGATTGTGGAAGAACAGTTGCGGACTCATCCGGTCGGGCACGTCTTCGACGAAGTGTTGATTCCCGCCCTGCATTACGCCAAACGGGACAGCCGCCTGGGCGTCCTGACGGATGACGAACAAGAGTTCATTTACAGGTCCACACGTGAGATCATCGAAAGAATTGGCCTTCCATCCACCCACCCAACGTCGTTGATCAACACCGCCGCCAGCACTGTAAGTGTCAACAAAATCCGCATCCTGGCCTGGCCCGCTCATGACGAAGCTGACGCCATTGCGCTATTGATGCTTCAACAACTGCTCGATCCGACGCGCTATGAGGTGGAAATCAGCCCCGCCGGTAAGCGCTTGCCCGAAATCCTGCAGGAGGTGGAACAGAAAAGTCCGGCGTTATTCTGCGTTGGTTTTATTCCGCCTGGCGGATTGTCGGCCAGCCGCCACGTAAGTAAGCTGCTGCGCGCCCGACTCCCCGAACTGACCATCGTGGCGGGCCATTGGGGATTGCTCGAGAAAGTTCATAACGACCGCGAAGCCCTCCTGGCTGCTGGCGCCACCCATGTCACTGCCACCCTCATCGAAACCCGCGACCAGATCGTCCAAGCCCTGCATCCCCGCGTCAAACTCCAGCCTGACGCAGCAGTGTCCTGA